The following are encoded together in the Oceanobacillus zhaokaii genome:
- a CDS encoding YppG family protein has translation MNYNPSYFQGEPVYPQTNFHNNIYSQQPFQQNYPINSPKIQQTPYDYFQKPQQPLNWANQAATNPNFAQSPNGGPASNFKSYFQDEKGQVDLDKMLSTVGQIASTYHQVSPIIQQFGSIIKNFRT, from the coding sequence ATGAATTATAATCCCTCCTATTTTCAGGGCGAGCCCGTCTATCCACAAACTAACTTTCACAATAATATATACTCTCAACAACCATTCCAGCAAAACTACCCAATCAATAGCCCAAAAATACAACAAACACCTTATGACTATTTCCAAAAGCCACAGCAACCATTAAACTGGGCAAATCAAGCAGCAACGAACCCTAATTTCGCACAGTCTCCAAATGGGGGACCAGCCAGTAATTTCAAATCTTATTTTCAGGATGAGAAGGGGCAAGTTGATTTGGATAAGATGTTATCAACCGTTGGCCAGATAGCTAGTACCTATCACCAAGTCTCACCTATAATCCAACAATTCGGTTCGATTATTAAAAACTTTAGAACATAA
- a CDS encoding alpha/beta hydrolase — MIGCLVIHGYTGGPYEVEPLANYLKENTDWHIEVPTLPGHGLELHLENASYKDWITAAENELKKMKQDFDEIYLIGFSMGGMIAAYLAAKYNIDKLVLLAASGKYLNFRQIALDIGAVIGDGIRGTLGENKLYLHYKKKLSARAIPMRANIEFMRLVKFTRRYLKKINSQVLIAQGQLDGMVPYKTAYFLEKEILSEKKEVVFFDQSRHLICLGNDRDTLNTLVYDFLVN, encoded by the coding sequence ATGATTGGATGCTTAGTAATTCATGGATACACTGGTGGACCGTATGAAGTGGAACCATTAGCAAATTATTTGAAAGAAAACACTGATTGGCATATTGAAGTACCGACATTGCCAGGTCACGGACTGGAGCTGCATCTCGAAAATGCATCATATAAAGACTGGATTACAGCAGCCGAGAATGAGCTTAAAAAAATGAAGCAAGACTTTGATGAAATATACTTAATTGGTTTTTCTATGGGAGGTATGATTGCAGCCTATTTGGCAGCAAAATATAATATCGATAAGCTTGTACTGTTAGCTGCTTCTGGTAAGTATTTGAACTTTAGACAAATCGCTTTAGATATTGGAGCTGTAATCGGTGATGGAATTAGAGGAACCCTTGGTGAAAATAAACTGTATCTCCACTATAAAAAGAAGCTGAGTGCACGGGCGATTCCAATGCGGGCAAATATTGAATTTATGAGGTTAGTTAAATTCACTCGACGTTATTTAAAGAAAATTAATTCACAAGTGTTAATTGCTCAGGGTCAACTAGATGGAATGGTACCTTATAAAACAGCATATTTTTTGGAGAAAGAAATTCTCTCTGAGAAAAAAGAAGTCGTATTCTTTGACCAATCACGGCATCTTATTTGTCTGGGAAATGATCGGGATACGTTGAATACATTGGTATATGATTTTTTAGTAAATTAG
- a CDS encoding DegV family protein, with product MTIQLMTDSGADIPKQLNDTIDIKVIPLYINFSDGEYKSGVTLDLEGFYRKVKDLKEVPRSAAPSPNDFYMEYKKVDPNTPILMLSISKGLSSTYENALAGKDMLLEEEPDRKIEVINTKTASSGITLLLQEAKDKIEEGYTFEQLTSHLTECTEHITTLFVLKTLDNLVLGGRLDKVKGKIAKTLNIKLLMRGSNEGTIEVMEKIRGDKKSIRRFIDQIGEYTKNVENKVIAMTHCNDEQRAKKVLADIRNKYAFKDALLTETGPLISTYGGQGALVIAFFKD from the coding sequence ATGACAATTCAACTAATGACAGACAGTGGTGCTGATATTCCTAAGCAATTAAACGATACCATTGATATTAAAGTTATTCCTTTATATATAAATTTTAGTGATGGAGAATATAAAAGCGGTGTCACATTAGATTTAGAAGGTTTTTACAGGAAAGTAAAGGATTTAAAGGAAGTACCTCGTTCGGCTGCTCCAAGTCCGAATGATTTCTATATGGAATATAAGAAGGTTGATCCCAATACTCCAATCCTAATGCTAAGCATCTCAAAAGGATTGAGCAGCACGTATGAGAATGCGTTGGCAGGGAAAGATATGTTGCTTGAAGAGGAACCTGATCGCAAAATTGAAGTAATCAATACAAAAACAGCATCAAGCGGGATTACACTTTTGCTTCAAGAAGCAAAAGATAAGATAGAAGAAGGTTATACGTTTGAGCAGCTAACAAGCCATCTGACAGAATGTACCGAGCATATTACAACTCTTTTCGTATTGAAAACCCTTGATAACCTAGTACTAGGTGGGCGATTAGATAAAGTAAAAGGAAAAATTGCAAAAACCCTTAATATCAAATTACTTATGCGTGGCAGTAACGAGGGAACAATTGAAGTGATGGAAAAAATCCGGGGAGATAAAAAATCAATTAGACGCTTTATCGATCAGATTGGCGAGTACACGAAAAATGTTGAAAACAAAGTAATTGCAATGACACACTGCAATGATGAGCAGCGTGCAAAAAAAGTGCTTGCCGACATTCGAAATAAGTATGCATTTAAAGATGCTCTATTAACGGAAACTGGACCGCTTATTTCCACTTATGGTGGGCAAGGTGCATTGGTTATTGCCTTTTTTAAAGATTAG
- a CDS encoding DMT family transporter, which produces MRISPFNPYIAVIIGVIAISTTAIFIKLASGAPITIIANYQLLIAVIIMSPTIVTKYKHEFQSNTWKNWLNLIISGIFLTIYLILFMESLQRTSVSSSALILTLQSIFTLLLPFIFRQEKLSSGAFISAIIILFGNAIILRGDFLLGTDVFYGDIFAILAAIAFSIFQLLAQPMRRRVSFITHTFIVFSVGLVVLTIYNIGQQHSFVSFPVHYWWVFIALAIVPTFFGQYLFNWAAKWMNTSTISFAITFQPVGATILALLILNEMVSWYQVLGGSIIIFGLLLLIVSTTKKIEFTISKKARK; this is translated from the coding sequence ATGCGTATTTCTCCATTTAATCCATATATAGCTGTTATCATCGGTGTTATTGCAATTTCAACTACAGCTATTTTTATTAAGTTAGCAAGTGGAGCACCTATTACAATCATAGCTAATTATCAGCTATTAATTGCCGTAATTATTATGAGTCCAACTATCGTTACAAAATATAAACATGAATTTCAATCTAATACGTGGAAAAATTGGCTAAACTTGATTATCTCAGGGATTTTCTTAACGATCTATTTAATTCTATTCATGGAGTCCTTACAACGTACATCTGTTTCGAGTTCAGCTTTGATACTTACATTACAATCTATCTTTACTTTACTGCTGCCTTTTATCTTTCGTCAGGAAAAATTATCCTCAGGTGCATTTATTAGTGCAATCATTATATTATTTGGGAATGCAATTATTCTACGTGGGGACTTCTTATTAGGAACTGACGTCTTTTATGGAGATATTTTTGCAATTCTAGCAGCAATTGCATTCTCTATTTTTCAGCTGCTTGCACAGCCAATGCGAAGACGCGTATCATTCATCACCCATACATTTATCGTGTTTTCGGTTGGTTTAGTTGTATTAACTATCTATAATATAGGCCAACAGCATTCTTTCGTTAGTTTTCCTGTACATTATTGGTGGGTATTTATTGCACTCGCAATTGTTCCAACTTTTTTCGGTCAATACTTATTTAATTGGGCTGCAAAGTGGATGAACACTTCAACTATTTCTTTCGCTATTACATTTCAACCTGTGGGTGCAACAATTCTAGCCTTGCTTATATTAAATGAAATGGTTTCTTGGTATCAGGTTTTGGGTGGCTCGATTATTATATTTGGTTTACTCTTGCTTATTGTCAGCACAACTAAGAAAATAGAGTTCACTATTTCTAAAAAAGCAAGAAAATAA
- a CDS encoding DEAD/DEAH box helicase yields MTTFKEIGVSAPVMKALEKMGFEEATPIQAETIPLALDGHDVIGQAQTGTGKTAAFGIPMIEKFDSKLRKIQGLVVAPTRELAIQVAEEINRLAKFKGVRALAIYGGSPMDRQIRALKDGPQIVVATPGRLLDHMRRRTIHIENVQVAVLDEADEMLNMGFIDDIRDILKGIPEERQTLLFSATMPREIRDIASKLMKEPKEVKVKSKEMTVENIDQFFIEIPEKYKFDTLNNHLDINSPELAIVFARTKKRVDEVTEGLQARGYRAEGIHGDLTQGKRMSVLNKFKGGRLDVLVATDVAARGLDISGVTHVYNFDIPQDPESYVHRIGRTGRAGRTGEAISFITPREIAHLHLIEKVTNSKMKRLMPPTNQDAQRGQQQVAIDKLQKTIDKQDLKSYHEAANELLQDNDSITVIAAALKLLTKERRDTPVRISSVAPISVKKAHGSDKRRSNNNRYGGRNQGSRNQGGGRNQSGGRNRKGNFQKRRNRDQ; encoded by the coding sequence TTGACAACATTTAAAGAAATAGGTGTTTCAGCACCTGTCATGAAAGCATTAGAAAAAATGGGATTTGAGGAAGCAACACCAATTCAAGCAGAAACAATCCCACTTGCACTTGATGGACACGATGTAATCGGACAAGCACAAACAGGTACAGGTAAAACAGCAGCATTTGGTATTCCAATGATCGAGAAATTCGATTCAAAATTAAGAAAGATCCAAGGTTTAGTAGTGGCCCCTACAAGAGAGCTTGCAATTCAGGTTGCAGAAGAAATAAACCGACTAGCAAAATTCAAAGGTGTTCGTGCATTAGCAATTTACGGTGGATCACCTATGGACCGCCAAATTCGTGCATTAAAAGATGGCCCACAAATTGTTGTAGCAACACCGGGAAGATTGCTTGACCATATGCGCAGAAGAACGATTCACATTGAGAACGTTCAAGTAGCGGTACTAGACGAAGCGGATGAAATGCTAAACATGGGATTCATTGATGATATTCGTGATATTCTTAAAGGAATTCCTGAAGAGCGTCAAACATTATTATTCTCTGCTACAATGCCAAGAGAAATCCGTGATATTGCTTCTAAGTTAATGAAGGAACCAAAAGAAGTTAAAGTAAAATCAAAAGAGATGACTGTAGAGAATATTGATCAATTCTTCATCGAAATTCCAGAGAAGTACAAATTCGATACGTTAAATAATCATTTAGATATTAATTCACCGGAACTCGCAATCGTTTTCGCTAGAACGAAGAAGCGTGTTGATGAAGTTACTGAAGGATTACAAGCAAGAGGATACCGTGCAGAAGGAATCCATGGCGATTTAACACAAGGCAAACGTATGTCTGTTCTAAATAAATTTAAAGGCGGACGCTTAGATGTATTAGTTGCAACAGATGTTGCTGCTCGTGGACTGGATATTTCTGGTGTAACTCACGTTTATAATTTTGATATTCCACAGGATCCAGAAAGCTATGTACACCGAATTGGACGTACAGGTCGTGCTGGACGTACAGGAGAAGCAATTTCATTTATCACACCAAGAGAAATTGCGCATTTACACTTAATTGAGAAAGTTACGAATAGTAAAATGAAACGATTAATGCCTCCTACTAACCAAGACGCTCAAAGAGGCCAACAACAAGTAGCGATTGATAAACTGCAAAAAACAATCGATAAACAAGATTTAAAATCATATCATGAAGCGGCAAATGAATTATTACAAGATAATGATTCGATTACTGTCATTGCAGCTGCATTGAAATTATTAACAAAAGAACGCAGAGATACCCCTGTTAGAATTTCTTCAGTAGCACCAATTAGTGTGAAGAAAGCACATGGCTCTGATAAACGTCGTTCAAATAATAATCGTTATGGTGGACGTAACCAAGGTTCTAGAAATCAAGGCGGCGGACGAAACCAAAGTGGAGGAAGAAACCGCAAAGGAAACTTCCAAAAACGCAGAAATCGCGATCAATAA
- a CDS encoding PH domain-containing protein yields MRQPPKNTIATDAIKAWRITASIYEIIFWIAIIGFAIVTYYFELPYWYVLIAAFIGIISTYLSVIVLPKIRFRRWRYEIFEQEIYIQHGILIMSRTLVPMIRVQHVDTKQGPILKKYQLASVTISTAATTHEIPALLEEDASELRDRISALARVDEDDV; encoded by the coding sequence ATGAGACAGCCACCAAAGAATACAATAGCTACAGATGCAATAAAGGCTTGGAGAATAACAGCTTCAATTTATGAAATAATATTCTGGATTGCGATTATTGGATTTGCCATTGTCACGTATTATTTTGAATTGCCATATTGGTATGTACTAATAGCAGCATTCATTGGCATTATTAGCACCTATCTATCGGTAATTGTCTTACCAAAGATTCGTTTCAGGCGATGGCGTTACGAAATATTTGAACAAGAAATATATATCCAGCATGGGATACTTATTATGTCTCGTACATTGGTGCCAATGATTCGCGTCCAGCATGTAGATACGAAGCAAGGCCCTATACTGAAAAAGTATCAATTAGCAAGTGTCACCATTTCAACGGCAGCAACAACCCATGAGATCCCAGCACTTTTAGAAGAGGATGCATCTGAATTGCGTGATCGAATTTCTGCACTGGCAAGGGTGGATGAAGATGATGTCTAA